CCTTCGGCGTCGCCGACCAGCTTGGACTGCCGCTCGGCGAGCGACTTGAGCTGGTCGCCCATCCGCGCGAGCTGCTCGTTGGCCAGCTTCTCCTCGGCGTCGCGGCGGGTCTGCTCGAGCTCGTCCTGGGCGTCGTTGAGGTCGGCCAGGGCTTCCTCTTCCTCGCCGCCGGCCTGTTCGGCGTTGTCGGCGTCCATCTGTTCCTGGGCCTTGCTCATCTTCGAAGCGGCCTTGCCGCCGGCTTTCGAGGCGGCGTCGGCGTTGAGCTTGGCGAGCTTCTGGAGCTGCTTTTTCAGCTCCTGCTGGATCTGCGCCTGCTCCTTGCCGAGCTTCTGCAGCTCTTCCTTGCGCTTCTGGGCGTCGGCGATGTTCTTGGCGTCGCGAGTCGCCTTCAGGTTCTTCGCCTGGCGGGCGCGGAGGTCGCGCAGGTCGGTTTCGGCCTTTTTGAGTTCCTTGACCAGCCGGGCCAGCTCGCGCTCGCGGCGGTTCTGGACGAGGTCGACCAGCTCCTTGAGGTCGCGCTTGGCGGCCTCCTGGCCCGCGCGCGCCTCGCCCATCCGATTCTGCTCGACCCCCTTGGCGGCCTCCTCCATCTTGGCGGCGGTCTGGGCGTCGCGGCTGGCCTGGGCGGCCTCGCGCAGGGCCGAGGCGGCCAGCGGGTCGGACGGGTCGAGCCGGCCGGCCATCTGGTCCATCTTGTCCTGGAGGTCCTGCAGGCCCTTCGCCAGCTCTTTCTGTCGCGCGCCCTGATTCGCCAGGTCGGCCTTCTGCTCGGGCGACAGGTCGCCCTGGTCCTTCCCGGCGAGGTTCATGTTCGCCGCGGCGTCGGTCGCCTGCTTGATCGCCTCCTCCTGCTTCTTCAGGAGGTCCTGCGCGTCCTTGACGACCCCGCGATAGGTCTCGAACTCGCCGAGATCGTCGAGCATCTTCTGCAGCTCGTTCGCGATGGCCCCCTGGTTCTCCTTGGCCTGCGCGAGAGCCTCCTTGGCGGCCTCGCGCGGCGGCTGCGAGCCGCCTTGCTGAGGCTTCGCGGCCTCGCCGGGCTGAGTCTTCGCCGGCTGTCCCGGCTGACTCTTCGAGGCGTCGCCGGACTGGGATTTCGAGGCGTCGCCGGGCTCGTTCTTGGCCTGTTCGCCGGCCTGGGACTTGGCCGCATCGCCGGACTGAGCCTTGGCCTGATCCCCCGCCTGAGATTTGGATGCGTCGCCCGGTTGAGCCTTGGCGTACTCGCCCGGCTGGGCCTTGGCCGCCTCTCCGGCCTTCTTGGACGTGTCGCCGGCCTGGTCCTTGGGGCCCTCGGTCGGCTGGCCGTCGCGGCCCTTGGCGGGGTCGGTTTCGGCCCTGTCCTTGGCGGCGTCGAGGTTCTTGCGGGCGCGGGAGAGGGCCTGCTCGGCCGGGCCGAGGTTCTTGTCGCGCATCTGGTCGAGCTGCGCGAGCATGCGTTCCATCTGTTCCCTGGCGGGGGCGTTGTCGAGCTTGAAGTTCTGGAGGTCGTCGAGGAGGCGGCGGAGGTTGCGTTCGAGGCCGTCCTCGCGGTTGTTGAGCCGGCCTGCGACCTGTCGCTGGACGAGGCCGGCGTTGTCGAGTTCGTCGCGCTGGGGGCGGGACAGGGCGCCGGCCTGGTCGAGGGCGCGGGCGGCGTCGGCGACGGGGGCGGCGGCCTGCTTCTGCATGGCGAGGGTGCGGGCGACCTCCTCGCGGAGGGCTCGTCGGGCCTCGTCGAACTGCCGCGCGGCTTCCTCTTTGGCCACGATCCGCAGCCGCAGCTCGCGGCTCTTGCCGAGGTTCGGCCCGCCGATCGCGTCGAAGTCGCGGGCGTCGGCGTGGAACGTGACGATCGCGCCCGGGGGCAGGTTCAGGGGGGCGAGGTCCCAGTCGTGCTTCACCGACTGGTGCTTCACCATGGCCGTCGAGGATGCGGCGGCGGTCCCGGCCGATCCCGGGCCGACGCCGGCCGGGTCGGCCTCGGGCGCGGACCAGAGCGGCAGGGCGACGGCGTCGTGGGGCTCCGAGTCGCCGCTGGCGACCTGGAAGAGCATCCGGACGGAGTGGATCCCATAATCGTCGTCGACGTCGATCGCGACCGGGATCCTGGCGTCGGGCGGCACGTCGCGGTCGGTCTTGGGATCGACGATCGCGACCCTCGGCGCCTCGTCCTTCACCATCCGGACGTCGTAGCGGACGGCCTCGCGGCTGGTGAACCCCTCGACGTCGGCCAGCGCGAACCAGAACGTCAGATCGCCCGCCGGGGTGAACGCGGTCTGGAACCCGGTCGCGATCGCGTCGAGCGAGGCGGCCGTCGCGTCGGGTACGTCGCTGCGGTGCATCGTGGCGGCCGAGAGCGGCTTGTCGGCCGCGGCGTCGATCTCGACGCGGGTCCCCTCCAGCACCTTGAACGAGGTCAGCCCCGAGGCCAGCGTCTGGGGCGAGAGGCCCGTGTAGGCGGGCGGCGTCAGCCGGACGTCGGTGCGCGCCAGGGCCGGCGGGGTCACGACCCGGACGGCCACGTCGCGGATCGACGAACCGTCGTCGCCCCCCGACACGGAGAACGTGAACGGCTGATCGACGGTCTCGATCCGGCCCCGGAACTCGCCCCCCTCGACGGCCGACAGGACCTCGGTGACGGTCTCGCCGTCGGCGAAGCGATAGACGGCCCGGGCCGAATCGGGGACGCGGCTACCTTGTCCGGAACGGACCACGAGGCTGAAGGCGTCGCCGCGGGCGAGCTTCAAGGTGGTGGCGGCGCGATCGAGCGCCAGGTGCGTGAGCTGGGGCCACCGGTCGCCCGCGAACGGGGCGAAGAGCCGTCGCGCCGCGATCCCCGCCGAGGTCGGGTCGAGCACGGCCGCCGAGGCCGCCAGCAGCAGGGCCGAGGCCGCGAGCGAGGCCGCGCGGACGATGGGGCGGGTGTCGACGACCTCGCGGAAGTCGAGCGTCTCGACCTCGGCCATCGCCTGCTTGATCGTCGCCTCGCGCAGGGCCGGCGAGCCGAACGCGGGGTCGTCGGCGGGGAGCTTGAGGAACTGCACGGTGCTCGCGAGCCGGTCCTCGAGCCCGGGCCAGCGCTCCTCGATCCGCATGGCGACGTCCAGGTCCTCGAACGGGACCATCGCCGGTCGGACGACGCGGCGCCAGGCCGTCCAACCGGCCGCCGCGGCGATGGCGGCGAGGATCGCGAGCCGGACCGTCGGGTCGAGGTGGAAGGCCCAGTCGGCGAGGCCGGCCGCCAGGATCAGCGGGACCGCGACCGCCAGCACCCGGCTCGCCCCGTGCGCCAGCAGCAGCCGGCGGACGCGGTTGCGCAGCGAGGTCAGGCGCGTTTCCAGTCGTGTGCGAGACCGGCTCATCGAGACCCTCCCGGAGACGCGCCGGCACCCGGCCGGCGGCGGTGACTTGGGTCCAGCATCGGGCGAGGTGGCATGTCGTTCATCATACCATCCGCGCCCGTTTCCGCAGAATCCATTCCGAGGCCAGCAGCGTCAGGAACAGGGCCAGGATCGGCCACGAGTTCCAGAGCGGGATCGGCGGGTCGGTCTCCAGGGGGACCTTCGAGGGCTTCGGCAGGTCGCCCAGGAGGCCGGCCGCGGCCGTCGCGGGATAGTACGCGCCGGCCGTGGCGGCGGCGGCCCGGCGCAGCTCGGATTCGTTCATCTGCACCTTCTCGAACTCGCCCGCCGGCGACTCGACGCGGAACCCGGCGGTGGGGATCGGCCCGTCGAGCACGGGGGGGGGCAGCAGCCGCGCGGTGTATTCGCCCTCGGCGGCCTGCGACAGGACGCCCTCGAAGACGTTCCGCGCCGTGGGCGAGCGGCGGAGTTTCAGCGTCCGGCCCGCGCCCCCCTGGCGTTCGACCTGCACCGAGGTCTCGTCGTCGAGCGGGACGAGCCCCGGGTTGGGGAAGCGGACGCGGATCTGGATCGGCTGGCCGCGTTCGTAGGCGCGACGGTCGGTCTGCAGCTCGGCCTGGCGCTTGCCGGCCAGCCGCGAGCGGGCCAGGAACCGGATCGTCTGGACCCAGAACCGGCCGAAATACCTGTCCCCCGAGCGGAACCGCCAGCGCCAGGTGTCGTCGAAGGCGTGGAACATCGTCCGGCCCGAGCCGGCGAACTGGTAGAGGATCAGCGGCAGCTTGCCGTCGCTGCCGGTCGCCGAGGCGTGGTCGACGAGCACCAGCGCGCCGGGCTTCTTGCGGGGGGCCTCGAGGTACCAGAACGACTCGGGGAGGTCCTGCCAGATGCGCGCGCTCTCGGCCTCGTCGCCGCCGAAGCGGAAGATCGGGCTGGTCCGGCCCTCGAGCGTCAGCTCGGGGTGGAAGGGCGCGACCGGAGACCCGACGGCGGACGGGTTGCGGGCGTCGGCCAGCTCGATCGGCAGCAGGGCTTCCAGCGGGGTGCCGCGGTAGGAGAGGGGGTTGAACAGCTCGCCGGCGATGAACAGGACGCCGCCCCCCTTCTCGGTCGCGAACTCCGAGAGGTTCCGCATCTGGGTCTGGCTGAGGTAGCTGGCGTCGACGTCGCCGAAGAGGACGACGTCGTAGGCGAACAGGTCTTCCTTCGAGGCCGGGAAGACGGGTATGGCCGACCGGTCCTGCTCGCTGTATTCGGGGTCGGAGGAGAGCAGGACGACCGACAGGTCGATCGTCTCCTCGCGTTCCAGGTAGTTCTTCAGGTAGCGGAACTCGTAGCGGGGCTCGCTCTCGACGAGCAGGACCTTGAGCTTCTCCTTGCGGACGGAGACGGTGCGCTCGATGCGGTTGTTGTCGACCTGGAGTTCGCGGGGGCGGGGCTCGACCTCCAGGACGAACGACTTGTCGCCGGTCTCCTTGGGGTCGTGGACGATCTCGACCCGGGCGGGCTTGCCGTCGGGGGGGGCGTCGACCTCGATCGACTTGATCTCGCGGCCGGGCTCGTCGGGCTTGGCCCCCGCGGGCCGCTCGCGGAGGCGGACGACGACCTTCTTGCCCTCGAAGCCGCGGGCGGAGAGCTTGGCCTGGAAGCGGACGGCGTCGTCGACGAAGACGACGTCATCGACGAGCAGGTCGGTCAGCTCCAGGTCCCGCGCCGGCTCGGCGCTGCCCACGCCCACGGCGAACAGCGGGACGCCCTTTCGCGCGGCCACCTCGGCGGCCTTGGCGAGCGGCTCGCCCTCGGTGGTCTGGCCGTCGCTGACGAGGATCAGGGCCGAGGGAGGAGCCCCCCGAAGCTCGGTGAGGACCTGGCGGAGGCCGTCGCCGAGCCGGGTCTGCGCGCCGACGGGCTCGACGGCGCGGAGCTTCTCGGCGGCCGGCGCGACGTCCTCGGGGCGGTCGATCTCGGCGAGGAGCCGGGTCGCGTTGGACACCAGGTACAGCCGGACGCGGTGCTGCTTCTGGAGCGTCCGGAGCATCGCCGCGTCGTCATTGAGGAGCAAGCCCTTGGCGACCGCCAGGCGGGTCGTCTCGTCGTCCTTGGCCTTCTTCGGCTCGGCCTTGCCGGGGGCGCCGGGCGCCGAGGCCGCCTTCGCGACCGCGTCGGCGGCGAGCGCGGCGGCCTGGGCCTGGGCTTCGGGCTTCTCGTACTGGTCGGCGATCTGCTCGGAGGCCGAGTCGTCGACGAGCAAGGCGAGGTACGGCAGCCCGGTGCGGTCCACCGAGAGGGCGGCCTCGGAGAGGAGGAACACCGTCAGGAGGATGAGCGCGATCCGGAGCGAGGCCAGGACGGCCTTCATGAGCCCCGAGGCGCGGGTCTCGCGGCGGTAGAGCCAGATCACGAACGCCGAGCCGCCGACCACGACCGAGAGGAGGGCCCATTGCGGCCACGGTTGCTCGAACCGGATGTGGGGCGCGACGGCCTCCCCGGCGCGAGGAGGTTCCACGCCCATGCGGTCGGCCAGGTACTGGAGCAGCGAGTCGATCAACTCAGGCGTCCCTCGGTCGGGCGGTCGCGGTTCGTATCAACAGCACGAGGACCTCTTCAAATCAACGTCAACGGGACCCGGCGCGGCCGAACCGCCAGGCGGCGAACGACTCGAGCATCAGCAGGGCCAGGACGCCGAACAGCAGGGGCCGGTGCAGCTCGCCGCGACGGCCGACGGACGCGGCGCTCCGGGCCAGCTCGCGACCGTCGTCCAGCAGGACGAACTTCCAGCCGGGGAGGCGTTCGGCGAGCCCGGCGCGCTCGAGCTTGGCCGGGTCGCTCTCGGCCGGGTCGGGGTTGGCGGCGAAGGCCAGCTCGGTCGCGACCGGCGGGCCCAGCTTCACCTGGTAGGCCCCGGCGGCGTCGGTCTGCTCGTAGTGGAGCCGGGCGAGCCCCCCCTCGGCCTTGAGCTTGACGGCGACTCCGCCCCCGCCGGGAGGGATGATCGTCACCGGGGCCCCCGCCGCGGCGGCGGGGAACGACTGGTCGAAAGGCCGCCCGACGCGGATCGTCCGCTCGGCCTGCCGGCCCGAGGCCGCTTCCATGACCAGGTCGTGCATGACCGGCGGATAGCTCCGGTGCGCCGGCCAGTTCGACCAGCCGATGTCGGCCGGGAGGGCGACCTGGAAGACCTTGCCGCGGCGGCGGGGCGCCTCGATCACGGCCGGGTCGCCGTCGTCGAAGGCCAGCGCGACCTGGGCCGTCGAGTCCTTGGGGATCGTCAGCTTGTGATAGCTCCAGACCTGCGTCTGGGTGAGGCCGGCGACCACCGGGTCGGCCTGGTTGCGGAAGGCGGCCAGGATGGGGTGGCGGAAGCCCAGGGGGTTGAAGCGGAACGCCGCCTCCTTCTTCGCGGCGTCGCCGACGGTCTCGCCGATCGACGCCGGCAGGACGCCCTTGCCGTCGGCGAACAGCAGGCGGTTGTAGTTCTCGGCCGAGACCTGGTCGCCGCCGAAGACGACGACGCCCCCCCCCTGCTCCAGGAAGTCCTCGAGCGCCTTGACCTCGACGGGGCTGAACTGGGCGACGTTGCAGAGCCCGACCACGTCGTACGCGCCCAGGTCGCGACGGGCGAGCTGGCTCTCGGGGACGACCTCCACCCGCATCGGGTCGGGCTGGTCGCCCGACTCCTCTCCGGGGGCGAGCGCCTGGGCGAGGAAATCGGTCTCGGCCTGGAACGCCTCGGTCTTGAAGTCGCCGTCCACGAGCAGGACGCGGACCGCCTCGCGGACGGTCGCCACCAGCAGCCGGCGGTCGTCGGGGGGCAGCGAATCCTCGTCGATCGAGGCTTCCACCACCCGGTCCCCCGGCGCGGGGAATTGCTGGTTGAAGACGACCGGGACGTCCTCGCCGACGGGCAGGTCGACGACTTGTTCGGGCCCGACGCGGCCGTCGGTCGTGAGCCGGACGCGGACGCCCTGGAACGGCGAAGGGCCGAAGTTCCGCACCAGGGCCGTGACCACGACGGTCGTCCCGGGCGTGACGACCGGCGGGCTCGCCGACAGGCCGACCACGGCCCGATTGCCCGCGCCGGCCTTGCCCAGGTCGATGACCGTCGACCGGGGCCGGCGGGCCTCGATCTTGGCGATCGCCCGCTTCAGGCCCTCGTCGCCCCCGGCGTCGCCGTTGCGGGGCCGCCAGCTCGTCGACTGGAGGTCGCTGAGGAAGACCAGCTCCTTCTGGGAGATCGTCGACGCTTCGAGGACCCGTTCGACGGCTTCGAAGGTGGCCGCCAGGTCGACCCCGCCCTGCCCCTGCGTCAGCTCGCCGACCTCCTTGCGGACCTCGTCGAGGTTGGGTGACGGGTCGCCGACGACGACGCGCGGCGGGTCGCCCATGAGGACGAGGCTGATCGCGTCGCCGCGGCGGGAGTCCTTCACGAGCTGCGCCGCGACGGCCTTGGCCTGGTCGAACCGGGTCGTCCCGCCGGCCCTGGCCGCCATGCTCATCGAGGCGTCCATGACGATCACCCGATGCGTCCGACGCCCCGGGATGACGTTGCCGAACGTCTCCAGGAACGGCTTCGCCATCGCGCCGACGACCAGGGCCACGAGCAGGCACCGCAGCGCCAGCAGCAGCCACTGCTCGATCCGGATCCGCCGCTGGTTCTTGGCGAGCGCGGCCGTGAGGAACCGCATGGCCGCCCACCGGACCTCGCGCCGCTTGCGGCGGTTCAGCAGGTGGATCAGGATCGGGATCGACGCCGCCGCGAGCCCGTACAGGAGCCCTGCGTTGGCGAATCCGAGGGCCAGGAGCGGTGCGAAGGTGGGCATGGACACCTTTTAGGGGACGGGAACTCGGGGCTCGGACGGGTTTCCGCTCGGGCTAGCGCGTGCGCGAGGCCCGCGCCGCGAGATAGGCGGAGAGGGCCAGGTCGAGGGGCTGGTCGGTGCGGAGCGGGACGTAGTCGATGTCGATCATCCGGCAGCCTTTCTTGAGCGCGTCGAGGTACGCGGCGACCTCTTTGCGGTAGGCGGCCCCGAGGGCGACGGGGTCGGCGGCGACGTCGGGGAGGCCTTCCATGCCCAGGAACAGGGTCGGGTCGCGGAACGGGAAATCGACCTCGTCGGGATCCAGGACGTGGAAGACGACGACCTCGTGGCGGCGGTGTCGGAAGTGCTTCAGCCCGGCGAGGACCTTCGTCGGGTCGTCGAGCAGGTCGGAGAAGATCGCGACCACCCCGCGCTTCTTGAACCGCTCGGACAGGTCGTGGAGCACGGCCCCCAGGTCCGACTTGTCGCGGGCGGGGGTGACGTCCAGGAGGTGGATCACCTCTTTCAGGTGCGATGGCTGGCCCGCCGGCTTCAAATAGCGCCGGACCGCGTCGTCGAAGAGGGCCAGGCCGACCGAGTCCTGCTGCTGGAGGACCAGGTAGGCCAACGCCGCGACGACGAACTGCGCGTACTTGAACTTCGAGACCCGGCCCTCGGCGGCGTAGGCCATCGACTCGCTCGTATCCAGGAGCAGGTAGAGGAGGAGGTTGGTCTCCTCCTCGTACTGCTTGAGGTAGAGCTTGTCGGTCTTGGACCAGACCTTCCAGTCGACGTGGCGGACGTCGTCGCCGGGGACGTACTCGCGGTGCTCGGCGAACTCGACCGAGAATCCGTGGTACGGGCTGGGGTGCATGCCGGCGACGTAGCCCTCGACGAGCAGGCGGGCCTGCAGGTCCAGGCCCTCGACGCTAGCTAGCGTTTGCGGATCTAAATAGCTTTGGTAGTTTTCCACTCTGCTCGGCCTCGCGTTCGTCGACGGGGACGGTCTTGATCAGGCGCTCCACCACGTCGTCGGGCTTGAGGCCCTCGGCCTCGGCGTTGAAGTTGGTGATGATGCGGTGGCGGAGGACCGGCTGGGCGACCGATCGGACGTCCTCGATCGAGACGTGGAAGCGGCCGTGGAGGACGGCCCGCGCCTTGGCCGCCAGGACCAGGTACTGGCTGGCGCGGGGGCCGGCGCCCCAGCTGACGTAGTCGCGGACGAACGTGGGCGCCTCGTCGCGGTCGCGA
The DNA window shown above is from Paludisphaera mucosa and carries:
- a CDS encoding DUF4175 family protein, yielding MSRSRTRLETRLTSLRNRVRRLLLAHGASRVLAVAVPLILAAGLADWAFHLDPTVRLAILAAIAAAAGWTAWRRVVRPAMVPFEDLDVAMRIEERWPGLEDRLASTVQFLKLPADDPAFGSPALREATIKQAMAEVETLDFREVVDTRPIVRAASLAASALLLAASAAVLDPTSAGIAARRLFAPFAGDRWPQLTHLALDRAATTLKLARGDAFSLVVRSGQGSRVPDSARAVYRFADGETVTEVLSAVEGGEFRGRIETVDQPFTFSVSGGDDGSSIRDVAVRVVTPPALARTDVRLTPPAYTGLSPQTLASGLTSFKVLEGTRVEIDAAADKPLSAATMHRSDVPDATAASLDAIATGFQTAFTPAGDLTFWFALADVEGFTSREAVRYDVRMVKDEAPRVAIVDPKTDRDVPPDARIPVAIDVDDDYGIHSVRMLFQVASGDSEPHDAVALPLWSAPEADPAGVGPGSAGTAAASSTAMVKHQSVKHDWDLAPLNLPPGAIVTFHADARDFDAIGGPNLGKSRELRLRIVAKEEAARQFDEARRALREEVARTLAMQKQAAAPVADAARALDQAGALSRPQRDELDNAGLVQRQVAGRLNNREDGLERNLRRLLDDLQNFKLDNAPAREQMERMLAQLDQMRDKNLGPAEQALSRARKNLDAAKDRAETDPAKGRDGQPTEGPKDQAGDTSKKAGEAAKAQPGEYAKAQPGDASKSQAGDQAKAQSGDAAKSQAGEQAKNEPGDASKSQSGDASKSQPGQPAKTQPGEAAKPQQGGSQPPREAAKEALAQAKENQGAIANELQKMLDDLGEFETYRGVVKDAQDLLKKQEEAIKQATDAAANMNLAGKDQGDLSPEQKADLANQGARQKELAKGLQDLQDKMDQMAGRLDPSDPLAASALREAAQASRDAQTAAKMEEAAKGVEQNRMGEARAGQEAAKRDLKELVDLVQNRRERELARLVKELKKAETDLRDLRARQAKNLKATRDAKNIADAQKRKEELQKLGKEQAQIQQELKKQLQKLAKLNADAASKAGGKAASKMSKAQEQMDADNAEQAGGEEEEALADLNDAQDELEQTRRDAEEKLANEQLARMGDQLKSLAERQSKLVGDAEGFDKLRREAGDLTRGQRVGVRNLGQVQGGLKDETGDLVKRLDGAPVFALTLKRASDDMDAAAAGLAALKTDGSTLDPARAAARRFEQLMEALKRDDGKNGGQGGGGGGGGGGGGGGGDGIPATAQVKMIKALQQEINDRTETLDEQKRRRKELAPEQVAEAERLAVDQGALADIVRDMTRPRRDDGEE
- a CDS encoding VWA domain-containing protein, encoding MIDSLLQYLADRMGVEPPRAGEAVAPHIRFEQPWPQWALLSVVVGGSAFVIWLYRRETRASGLMKAVLASLRIALILLTVFLLSEAALSVDRTGLPYLALLVDDSASEQIADQYEKPEAQAQAAALAADAVAKAASAPGAPGKAEPKKAKDDETTRLAVAKGLLLNDDAAMLRTLQKQHRVRLYLVSNATRLLAEIDRPEDVAPAAEKLRAVEPVGAQTRLGDGLRQVLTELRGAPPSALILVSDGQTTEGEPLAKAAEVAARKGVPLFAVGVGSAEPARDLELTDLLVDDVVFVDDAVRFQAKLSARGFEGKKVVVRLRERPAGAKPDEPGREIKSIEVDAPPDGKPARVEIVHDPKETGDKSFVLEVEPRPRELQVDNNRIERTVSVRKEKLKVLLVESEPRYEFRYLKNYLEREETIDLSVVLLSSDPEYSEQDRSAIPVFPASKEDLFAYDVVLFGDVDASYLSQTQMRNLSEFATEKGGGVLFIAGELFNPLSYRGTPLEALLPIELADARNPSAVGSPVAPFHPELTLEGRTSPIFRFGGDEAESARIWQDLPESFWYLEAPRKKPGALVLVDHASATGSDGKLPLILYQFAGSGRTMFHAFDDTWRWRFRSGDRYFGRFWVQTIRFLARSRLAGKRQAELQTDRRAYERGQPIQIRVRFPNPGLVPLDDETSVQVERQGGAGRTLKLRRSPTARNVFEGVLSQAAEGEYTARLLPPPVLDGPIPTAGFRVESPAGEFEKVQMNESELRRAAAATAGAYYPATAAAGLLGDLPKPSKVPLETDPPIPLWNSWPILALFLTLLASEWILRKRARMV
- a CDS encoding BatA domain-containing protein; this translates as MPTFAPLLALGFANAGLLYGLAAASIPILIHLLNRRKRREVRWAAMRFLTAALAKNQRRIRIEQWLLLALRCLLVALVVGAMAKPFLETFGNVIPGRRTHRVIVMDASMSMAARAGGTTRFDQAKAVAAQLVKDSRRGDAISLVLMGDPPRVVVGDPSPNLDEVRKEVGELTQGQGGVDLAATFEAVERVLEASTISQKELVFLSDLQSTSWRPRNGDAGGDEGLKRAIAKIEARRPRSTVIDLGKAGAGNRAVVGLSASPPVVTPGTTVVVTALVRNFGPSPFQGVRVRLTTDGRVGPEQVVDLPVGEDVPVVFNQQFPAPGDRVVEASIDEDSLPPDDRRLLVATVREAVRVLLVDGDFKTEAFQAETDFLAQALAPGEESGDQPDPMRVEVVPESQLARRDLGAYDVVGLCNVAQFSPVEVKALEDFLEQGGGVVVFGGDQVSAENYNRLLFADGKGVLPASIGETVGDAAKKEAAFRFNPLGFRHPILAAFRNQADPVVAGLTQTQVWSYHKLTIPKDSTAQVALAFDDGDPAVIEAPRRRGKVFQVALPADIGWSNWPAHRSYPPVMHDLVMEAASGRQAERTIRVGRPFDQSFPAAAAGAPVTIIPPGGGGVAVKLKAEGGLARLHYEQTDAAGAYQVKLGPPVATELAFAANPDPAESDPAKLERAGLAERLPGWKFVLLDDGRELARSAASVGRRGELHRPLLFGVLALLMLESFAAWRFGRAGSR
- a CDS encoding DUF58 domain-containing protein is translated as MENYQSYLDPQTLASVEGLDLQARLLVEGYVAGMHPSPYHGFSVEFAEHREYVPGDDVRHVDWKVWSKTDKLYLKQYEEETNLLLYLLLDTSESMAYAAEGRVSKFKYAQFVVAALAYLVLQQQDSVGLALFDDAVRRYLKPAGQPSHLKEVIHLLDVTPARDKSDLGAVLHDLSERFKKRGVVAIFSDLLDDPTKVLAGLKHFRHRRHEVVVFHVLDPDEVDFPFRDPTLFLGMEGLPDVAADPVALGAAYRKEVAAYLDALKKGCRMIDIDYVPLRTDQPLDLALSAYLAARASRTR